One Dokdonia sp. Dokd-P16 genomic window carries:
- the pdhA gene encoding pyruvate dehydrogenase (acetyl-transferring) E1 component subunit alpha: protein MKKITKETYLNWYEEMLFWRKFEDKLAQVYIQQKVRGFLHLYNGQEAILAGSLHAMDLSKDKMITAYRNHVQPIGMGVDPKRVMAELFGKATGTSQGLGGSMHIFSREKGFYGGHGIVGGQIPLGAGMAFGDKYNKTGAVTLCYFGDGAARQGSLHETFNMAMLWKLPVVFCVENNGYAMGTSVARTANHEDIWKLGLGYEMPCGPVDAMNPVAVAEAMDEAIERARRGDGPTFLELKTYRYRGHSMSDAQHYRTKDEVAEYQKIDPITQVKETILEKGYATEEEIKVMDKRVKSRVAECEKFAEESPFPDVNVMYDVVYDQEEYPFIPHRL from the coding sequence ATGAAAAAGATCACCAAAGAAACATACCTTAATTGGTACGAGGAAATGCTCTTCTGGCGCAAGTTTGAAGATAAGCTAGCTCAAGTATATATACAGCAGAAAGTCCGCGGATTTCTTCACCTATATAATGGTCAAGAAGCAATCCTTGCAGGTTCATTACATGCAATGGATTTATCTAAGGATAAAATGATAACTGCATACCGTAATCATGTACAACCTATAGGTATGGGAGTAGATCCTAAACGTGTGATGGCAGAGTTGTTTGGAAAAGCAACTGGTACTTCACAAGGTCTAGGAGGTTCTATGCATATTTTTTCTCGTGAGAAAGGATTTTATGGAGGTCACGGGATTGTAGGAGGACAGATACCCTTAGGAGCTGGAATGGCTTTTGGAGATAAGTATAATAAAACTGGAGCGGTAACACTTTGTTATTTTGGAGATGGTGCAGCTCGTCAAGGATCTTTACATGAAACGTTTAACATGGCAATGCTCTGGAAACTTCCAGTAGTATTTTGTGTTGAAAATAACGGGTATGCAATGGGAACATCTGTAGCTCGTACTGCAAACCATGAAGATATCTGGAAACTTGGATTAGGGTATGAAATGCCTTGTGGTCCTGTAGACGCTATGAATCCAGTTGCAGTAGCAGAAGCTATGGATGAAGCTATAGAGCGCGCTCGTCGTGGTGATGGCCCTACATTTTTAGAACTTAAAACATACAGATATAGAGGTCACTCTATGTCTGACGCTCAGCACTATCGTACTAAAGACGAAGTAGCGGAGTATCAAAAAATAGATCCTATTACTCAGGTTAAAGAGACTATTCTTGAAAAAGGATATGCAACTGAAGAAGAGATCAAAGTAATGGATAAACGTGTTAAATCACGTGTGGCAGAGTGTGAAAAATTTGCCGAAGAAAGTCCATTTCCAGATGTAAACGTGATGTACGATGTAGTGTACGATCAAGAAGAATATCCATTTATACCTCATAGACTTTAA
- a CDS encoding pyruvate dehydrogenase complex dihydrolipoamide acetyltransferase codes for MAEVINMPRLSDTMEEGTVATWLKKVGDKIEEGDILAEIETDKATMEFESFNEGVLLHIGIEEGQTAKVDVLLAIIGEEGEDISGLLNGGDASAKSGEDEASSSDEKEETASQDETSEASSDEEESADAGSDIPEGVVVVTMPRLSDTMEEGTVATWLKAVGDKVEEGDILAEIETDKATMEFESFQSGTLLHIGINEGETANVDELLAIIGPEGTDVSGVVKSGGATKKEAPKKEEKKEAPKAEKKADAPKAAPKKENNTNSASGSSKPATNTNGGRIFVSPLAKKIADEKGINLSQVKGSGENGRIVKSDVENFTPSASQSSGAGVQQFVATGEESFEEIENSQMRKAIARGLGKSKFTAPHYYLNVEFNMENMMSFRKQFNALPDTKVSFNDMIIKATSIALKQHPQVNSQWFDDKMRLNHHVHIGVAVAVPDGLVVPVVEFANEKSLQQINAEVKVLAGKARDKKLTLPEMEGSTFTISNLGMFGITDFTSIINQPNSAILSVGAIVEKPVVKDGKLAVGHTMKLTLACDHRTVDGATGAQFLQTLKTYIENPVLMLA; via the coding sequence ATGGCAGAAGTAATAAACATGCCGCGTCTAAGCGACACGATGGAAGAAGGAACAGTTGCTACTTGGCTTAAAAAAGTAGGTGATAAGATAGAAGAAGGAGATATCCTTGCCGAAATCGAAACAGATAAGGCAACCATGGAGTTTGAATCTTTTAATGAAGGTGTGCTATTGCACATCGGGATTGAAGAAGGTCAAACTGCAAAAGTTGATGTGCTTTTAGCGATCATAGGTGAAGAAGGAGAAGATATTTCTGGATTATTGAATGGTGGTGACGCTTCCGCGAAAAGTGGAGAAGACGAAGCATCATCTTCTGATGAGAAAGAAGAGACTGCATCTCAAGATGAAACTAGTGAAGCATCTTCTGACGAAGAAGAATCGGCAGATGCTGGATCAGATATTCCTGAAGGAGTTGTCGTAGTGACAATGCCACGTCTTTCTGATACAATGGAGGAAGGAACAGTTGCAACTTGGTTAAAGGCTGTAGGTGATAAAGTAGAAGAAGGAGATATCCTTGCTGAAATAGAAACCGATAAGGCAACTATGGAGTTTGAATCATTCCAGTCTGGTACATTATTACATATAGGTATTAATGAAGGTGAGACAGCAAATGTTGACGAACTTCTAGCAATCATAGGCCCAGAAGGAACAGATGTTTCTGGTGTGGTAAAAAGCGGCGGAGCTACTAAAAAAGAGGCTCCAAAGAAGGAAGAAAAGAAAGAAGCCCCAAAAGCTGAAAAGAAGGCAGATGCTCCAAAGGCAGCGCCTAAGAAAGAGAATAATACAAACTCTGCTTCTGGATCTTCAAAACCTGCAACAAACACTAATGGAGGACGCATATTTGTGTCTCCACTAGCAAAGAAAATTGCAGACGAGAAAGGAATTAATCTTTCTCAAGTAAAAGGATCTGGAGAAAACGGACGTATCGTAAAGAGTGATGTAGAAAACTTCACACCTAGCGCTAGTCAATCTTCGGGAGCTGGAGTGCAGCAATTTGTTGCAACTGGAGAAGAGAGCTTTGAGGAAATTGAAAATTCTCAAATGCGTAAAGCAATCGCTCGCGGACTTGGTAAATCTAAATTTACAGCGCCGCATTACTACTTGAACGTTGAGTTCAACATGGAGAATATGATGAGCTTCCGTAAGCAGTTTAACGCATTACCAGACACAAAAGTTTCTTTTAATGATATGATTATTAAGGCAACGTCTATCGCTTTAAAGCAGCATCCTCAAGTAAACTCTCAGTGGTTTGATGATAAGATGCGCCTTAATCACCATGTGCATATTGGTGTGGCAGTAGCAGTACCTGACGGTCTCGTTGTTCCTGTAGTAGAATTTGCAAATGAAAAGTCATTACAGCAAATTAATGCTGAGGTTAAAGTACTAGCTGGAAAGGCTCGTGATAAAAAACTTACGTTACCAGAAATGGAAGGTTCTACCTTTACAATTTCAAATCTAGGAATGTTTGGTATCACAGATTTTACATCTATTATCAATCAGCCTAACTCTGCAATCCTATCTGTAGGAGCAATTGTAGAGAAGCCTGTAGTAAAAGATGGAAAGCTTGCTGTAGGACATACTATGAAGCTTACGCTTGCTTGTGATCACCGTACAGTAGATGGTGCAACTGGCGCACAGTTTTTACAAACGCTTAAAACGTACATTGAAAACCCAGTCTTGATGCTGGCGTAG
- a CDS encoding M28 family peptidase: MKNILVLVGALVLVGCGSPAPLVGVKGENVSTAPASQVTMVMPDIKNMKSVKSTMEFLASDELQGRDTGSKGIEMAAQFIEARFKDAGIKPYFENYRDPFEVNGVEAFNIVGVIEGNDPKLKDEVIIIGAHYDHIGTAKAVGDDTIANGANDNAAGTTTVLALTDYFTKAKTNKRTIIFTLYSAEEKGLLGSKDLSSRLKAAGIDLYTMISIEMVGVPMVSKDHSLYASGYEKSNFAEKFNEYAGEKVIGFLPKAKEFNLFKRSDNYPFFLDFNVPAHTISSFDFTNYDHYHGVGDEADKMDIDFMEGLIKKLIPGITGMANSPSKEIKMN, from the coding sequence ATGAAAAATATATTAGTATTAGTAGGAGCCCTTGTCTTAGTGGGCTGTGGGTCGCCAGCTCCCTTGGTAGGTGTAAAGGGTGAAAACGTGAGTACTGCACCAGCGAGCCAAGTAACGATGGTGATGCCAGACATCAAAAACATGAAGTCTGTGAAGAGTACGATGGAGTTTCTAGCTTCAGATGAGCTTCAAGGTCGTGATACAGGAAGTAAAGGAATTGAGATGGCTGCGCAGTTTATAGAAGCTCGCTTTAAGGATGCTGGGATTAAGCCCTATTTTGAAAATTACCGTGATCCATTTGAAGTTAATGGTGTTGAGGCATTTAATATTGTAGGTGTGATTGAGGGAAATGATCCTAAGCTCAAGGATGAGGTTATAATCATAGGCGCACATTATGATCATATTGGTACCGCAAAAGCCGTTGGTGATGATACCATTGCAAACGGAGCAAATGACAATGCTGCTGGTACAACTACAGTGCTTGCTCTTACAGACTATTTTACTAAAGCAAAGACTAATAAACGTACTATTATATTTACACTATACTCTGCCGAGGAAAAAGGACTTTTAGGGTCAAAAGACTTGTCTAGTAGACTTAAAGCCGCTGGTATCGATCTTTATACGATGATCAGCATTGAGATGGTGGGAGTGCCTATGGTAAGTAAAGATCACTCGTTATATGCTTCTGGATATGAGAAATCTAACTTTGCAGAGAAATTTAATGAGTATGCTGGAGAGAAAGTCATTGGATTCCTTCCAAAAGCTAAAGAATTTAACCTCTTTAAGCGTAGCGATAATTATCCGTTTTTCTTAGACTTCAATGTTCCTGCCCACACGATTTCTTCTTTTGACTTTACAAACTATGACCATTACCATGGCGTAGGTGATGAGGCAGATAAAATGGATATTGATTTTATGGAAGGTCTTATTAAGAAGCTAATCCCAGGTATCACTGGAATGGCAAATAGTCCGAGTAAGGAGATTAAAATGAACTAA
- a CDS encoding SDR family NAD(P)-dependent oxidoreductase, whose product MKRIIITGTSRGIGFELAKKFAKEGHQVLALSRKHTPCAELNLQNLTAFPFDITDQSHFKKVVDFIESDWEGVDVLINNAGALLNKPFAETTVADFEMVYKVNVFGVAELTRTVLPYMTAGAHVVTVSSMGGIQGSMKFPGLAAYSSSKGAVITWSELLAEEYKEQGVAFNVLALGAVQTEMLEEALPGYEAPLTAIQMADYLSNFALTGNQFYNGKVLQVSASTP is encoded by the coding sequence ATGAAAAGAATTATAATAACAGGTACGAGCAGAGGTATAGGTTTTGAACTTGCAAAGAAATTTGCAAAAGAAGGGCATCAAGTACTCGCTCTTTCGCGAAAGCATACACCTTGTGCCGAGTTGAATTTACAGAATCTCACAGCATTCCCATTTGATATAACAGATCAATCTCACTTTAAAAAAGTGGTTGACTTTATAGAAAGTGATTGGGAAGGTGTTGACGTACTAATTAATAATGCTGGAGCATTACTCAATAAACCATTTGCCGAAACAACTGTTGCAGATTTTGAGATGGTGTATAAAGTAAACGTCTTTGGCGTTGCCGAGTTAACACGCACTGTTCTTCCATATATGACGGCTGGAGCACATGTAGTAACAGTGTCAAGTATGGGTGGAATACAAGGAAGTATGAAGTTTCCAGGTCTTGCTGCTTACAGCTCAAGTAAAGGAGCGGTTATCACTTGGAGTGAATTACTAGCTGAAGAATACAAAGAACAGGGAGTAGCATTTAATGTGCTTGCTCTTGGGGCTGTACAAACGGAAATGCTAGAAGAAGCATTGCCTGGATATGAAGCGCCGTTGACGGCTATACAAATGGCAGATTATCTGTCTAATTTTGCGTTAACAGGAAATCAATTTTACAACGGTAAAGTGTTGCAAGTTTCTGCTAGCACGCCGTAA
- a CDS encoding SprT-like domain-containing protein — MVEVLKKYIPERAAAPVFALIKEHAVYLKIVNERVTRHGDYRILADGQHQITINVSLNQYRFLVTLVHEIAHLVAFKKYGRAIKPHGKEWKHTFQFLMLPFIRPEIFPSDLLPYLARHFKNPKASSDTDAHLSVALKNYDPPSNKNYIFELPMGSTFQIYNGKIFKKGKKRVKRYECIEVSTGRTYLFQPNAEVDIID, encoded by the coding sequence GTGGTAGAAGTCCTCAAGAAATATATCCCTGAAAGAGCTGCCGCTCCAGTTTTTGCATTAATAAAGGAGCATGCTGTTTATCTCAAGATTGTAAATGAGCGGGTAACAAGGCACGGAGATTATAGAATACTGGCAGATGGACAGCACCAAATCACAATAAACGTAAGTCTCAATCAATACAGATTTTTAGTCACTTTAGTTCATGAGATTGCGCACTTAGTTGCTTTTAAAAAGTATGGTAGAGCGATAAAACCTCATGGTAAAGAATGGAAACATACGTTTCAATTCTTGATGTTACCCTTTATAAGGCCAGAGATTTTCCCATCAGATTTATTACCATACCTAGCAAGACATTTTAAAAATCCTAAGGCGAGTAGTGATACAGATGCTCACCTTTCGGTTGCGCTAAAGAACTATGATCCACCTAGTAATAAAAATTATATATTTGAGCTACCCATGGGATCTACATTCCAAATTTACAATGGGAAAATATTTAAAAAAGGAAAAAAACGTGTAAAACGTTATGAATGCATAGAGGTAAGTACAGGTAGAACATATCTATTTCAGCCTAACGCAGAGGTAGACATTATAGATTAA
- a CDS encoding mannose-1-phosphate guanylyltransferase, which translates to MENTKNYYALLMAGGVGSRFWPVSTQAFPKQFHDMLGTGETLLQKTFNRLAKIVPEDQILILTNTDYNGLVKEQLPTIKQKNIVLEPAMRNTAPCILLSALKVEKENPDAVMVVAPSDAWIEDEDAFVEDLQKAFDAAQQQETIVTLGIQPSFPNTGYGYINYDKSDNAFAKAVKRFTEKPDYPTAKEFVVSGEYLWNAGMFIWSVKTVVNSFKSFLPEMYSLLNEGNAVYNLPEEQDFINEVYPKAENISIDFGVMEKHQNVKVVPATFDWNDLGTWGSLYDKMEGDSGKDAVVNARIIATNTSGNIIRTASNKVVVVDGLKDYIIVEKEDVLVIVPKSKEQDIKEIRNEVQSKFGNNLG; encoded by the coding sequence ATGGAAAATACTAAGAATTATTACGCATTGTTAATGGCAGGAGGAGTAGGTTCAAGGTTTTGGCCTGTGAGTACTCAGGCTTTTCCAAAGCAGTTTCATGATATGCTAGGCACCGGGGAAACTTTGTTGCAAAAAACATTCAATCGTCTAGCTAAGATTGTTCCGGAAGATCAAATTTTAATACTTACAAATACAGATTATAATGGTCTTGTAAAGGAGCAACTGCCTACTATAAAACAAAAAAATATTGTACTTGAGCCTGCAATGCGCAATACGGCGCCTTGTATACTTCTTTCTGCCTTAAAGGTGGAAAAGGAAAATCCCGATGCGGTGATGGTCGTAGCTCCTAGTGATGCGTGGATAGAAGATGAAGATGCCTTTGTAGAAGATCTTCAGAAAGCTTTTGATGCAGCTCAACAACAAGAAACTATAGTCACTTTAGGCATACAGCCTAGCTTTCCAAATACGGGTTACGGTTACATAAATTATGATAAAAGTGATAACGCTTTCGCGAAAGCGGTAAAACGTTTTACAGAAAAACCCGATTATCCAACCGCTAAGGAATTTGTAGTAAGTGGAGAATATCTCTGGAATGCGGGCATGTTTATATGGAGTGTAAAAACGGTAGTAAACAGTTTTAAATCTTTTTTGCCAGAAATGTACAGCTTACTCAATGAGGGTAATGCAGTGTATAATCTGCCAGAAGAGCAAGATTTCATAAATGAGGTGTATCCAAAAGCAGAGAATATAAGTATCGATTTTGGAGTGATGGAGAAGCATCAAAATGTAAAAGTGGTTCCGGCGACTTTTGACTGGAATGACCTAGGTACTTGGGGATCTCTCTATGATAAAATGGAGGGAGATTCTGGAAAAGATGCCGTGGTAAATGCGCGCATAATTGCAACAAATACCTCAGGAAACATCATTAGAACTGCTAGTAATAAAGTGGTAGTAGTAGACGGACTTAAAGATTATATTATCGTCGAAAAAGAAGATGTTCTCGTTATTGTGCCTAAAAGCAAGGAGCAAGACATCAAAGAAATACGCAATGAGGTGCAGTCTAAATTTGGTAATAACTTAGGATAG
- a CDS encoding DUF389 domain-containing protein: MENKDNIGANPDPKPSELNIDPNEDMRDEAKGLWESIKEFLSDLLDIREDTDRSTTVEAIRKDIPFKGHNAWILIFSIFVASIGLNVSSTAVVIGAMLISPLMGPIVGIGLSIAINDAIMMKRSFVNLAVMIVLSVLTATLYFSLSPVKEVTPELMARTWPTILDVFIAIFGGLALIVAKTKSGTIASVIFGVAIATALMPPLCTVGYGLSQSIIGNSEGLYWALGALYLFSINAVFIALATFTVSKLLKFPLVKYANQKNRKRTTRMATLIAILVLVPSVWTFLRLLNQQIFITKAKAFVTNTIKYEGAEIVKETDNPEKRRIDLYLIGKLVPQNLIAQWEDEFKKTEDCENCTLVVHQGADQSGELAARLSTEVRSGILEDLYVKNQEAMTSKDEQIRLLENEVTQLRGTALPFASMRNEAKINYDGLKRFGYATEITTDFSGGIDTLTVVRVEWADSLSQSVRNKQQQKLGQWIKERFSLDTVVVNGNVWRKK; encoded by the coding sequence GTGGAAAACAAAGATAATATAGGGGCAAATCCAGATCCAAAGCCCAGCGAACTCAATATTGATCCAAACGAGGATATGAGAGATGAGGCAAAGGGTCTCTGGGAAAGTATAAAGGAATTTTTAAGTGATCTTCTTGACATTAGAGAAGATACAGATCGATCTACCACGGTAGAGGCTATTCGTAAAGACATACCTTTTAAGGGTCATAACGCTTGGATCCTTATTTTTTCCATTTTTGTTGCGAGTATTGGACTCAATGTAAGTAGTACCGCTGTAGTAATAGGCGCCATGCTTATAAGTCCGCTCATGGGACCTATCGTGGGTATAGGGCTTTCTATAGCTATAAATGACGCTATCATGATGAAGCGATCATTTGTAAACCTAGCAGTGATGATAGTGCTAAGTGTGCTTACGGCTACCTTATATTTTAGTTTATCACCGGTTAAAGAAGTAACGCCAGAATTAATGGCGCGTACTTGGCCTACTATATTAGATGTGTTTATTGCAATTTTTGGTGGTCTTGCGCTTATTGTTGCTAAGACAAAATCAGGTACTATTGCTAGTGTGATCTTTGGAGTTGCAATTGCTACTGCCTTAATGCCACCACTGTGTACTGTGGGTTACGGTCTGTCTCAATCCATTATAGGCAACAGTGAGGGGCTTTATTGGGCGTTAGGAGCATTATATCTTTTCTCTATTAATGCCGTGTTCATCGCGCTTGCTACATTTACAGTGTCAAAACTTCTTAAGTTTCCGCTGGTTAAATATGCTAATCAAAAAAATAGAAAGCGTACAACGCGTATGGCAACACTTATTGCTATACTTGTCTTAGTACCTAGTGTGTGGACTTTCTTGAGATTGCTCAATCAGCAAATATTTATAACTAAAGCCAAGGCTTTTGTAACAAATACAATCAAGTATGAAGGAGCCGAAATTGTAAAGGAAACCGATAATCCAGAGAAGAGACGTATTGACCTTTATCTAATAGGTAAACTAGTGCCGCAAAATCTCATTGCTCAATGGGAGGATGAGTTTAAAAAGACCGAAGATTGTGAGAATTGTACCCTAGTCGTACATCAAGGTGCAGATCAAAGTGGCGAACTCGCAGCAAGATTAAGTACAGAGGTACGCTCTGGTATTCTTGAAGATCTATATGTAAAAAATCAAGAAGCAATGACTTCTAAGGATGAGCAAATTCGTCTTCTTGAGAATGAGGTGACCCAACTTCGAGGGACAGCATTACCATTTGCATCTATGCGTAATGAGGCAAAGATAAATTATGATGGGCTTAAACGATTTGGTTATGCTACGGAGATTACTACAGATTTTTCTGGAGGTATTGATACCTTAACGGTAGTTCGAGTAGAGTGGGCAGATAGCTTGTCCCAAAGCGTAAGAAATAAACAGCAGCAAAAACTAGGGCAATGGATAAAAGAGCGTTTTAGTCTCGATACCGTAGTTGTGAATGGTAATGTTTGGAGAAAGAAATAA
- a CDS encoding ABC transporter ATP-binding protein yields MIEVKEIRKSFGDNEVLKGFSTKFESGKTNLIIGTSGSGKTVFLKTMLGLFKPDSGQIIYDGNPYSELDDEHQRDLREQIGMVFQGSALFDSMTVEENIAFPLKMFTKMKKKERIERANVVINRVNLENANHKLPSEISGGMQKRVAIARSIVNNPKYLFCDEPNSGLDPNTATVIDNLIREITIEQDITTIINTHDMNSVMEIGDHIVYLQKGHLAWEGTKDEIFKTDNKDVTNFVYSSNLFKMVREAQNS; encoded by the coding sequence ATGATAGAAGTAAAAGAAATACGAAAATCATTTGGTGATAACGAAGTTTTAAAAGGCTTCTCAACCAAGTTTGAATCTGGTAAGACTAATCTTATTATAGGAACATCTGGATCTGGTAAAACGGTATTCTTAAAAACTATGTTAGGCCTTTTTAAGCCCGACAGCGGACAAATAATCTACGATGGCAATCCATACTCAGAACTTGATGATGAACACCAACGTGATCTTAGAGAACAGATAGGGATGGTTTTTCAAGGCAGCGCCTTGTTTGACTCAATGACTGTGGAAGAAAACATCGCTTTCCCGCTCAAGATGTTTACTAAGATGAAAAAGAAGGAACGCATTGAAAGAGCAAATGTGGTCATCAACCGTGTGAATCTAGAGAATGCAAACCATAAGTTACCTTCAGAAATATCTGGGGGAATGCAAAAACGTGTAGCCATCGCCAGGTCTATTGTAAACAATCCAAAATATCTTTTTTGTGATGAGCCTAACTCTGGACTAGATCCTAATACTGCTACCGTAATTGACAATCTTATTAGAGAGATTACCATAGAGCAAGATATTACAACCATCATCAATACGCATGATATGAATTCTGTGATGGAAATAGGAGATCATATTGTGTACCTTCAGAAAGGCCACTTAGCCTGGGAAGGAACCAAAGATGAAATCTTTAAAACAGATAATAAAGACGTTACAAATTTTGTGTACTCCTCAAACCTATTTAAAATGGTAAGAGAAGCACAAAACTCTTAA
- a CDS encoding MlaE family ABC transporter permease: MSYLHSIGEYFLMIKNTFVKPTKGRVLRDLIFKEIDDLIIGSLGIVAFISFFVGAVVAIQTALNLTNPLLPKSLIGFAARQSIILEFAPTFVSVIMAGKVGSFITSSIGTMRVTEQIDALEVMGINSLNYLIFPKIVAMCIYPFLIAIGMFLGVIGAYTAAVYGGFAPSNDFLSGLQQDFIPFQLFYAFFKTFLFAFLLATIPAYHGYYMQGGALEVGKASTTSFVWTSVAIILVNFIVTQLLLS, translated from the coding sequence ATGTCGTACCTACACTCTATAGGTGAATATTTCTTAATGATAAAAAACACCTTTGTAAAACCTACAAAGGGTAGAGTGTTGCGTGATCTTATTTTTAAAGAAATTGATGATTTGATTATAGGCTCACTTGGTATAGTTGCATTTATATCTTTTTTTGTAGGAGCCGTTGTCGCAATACAAACAGCGCTTAATCTTACTAATCCGTTATTACCAAAGTCACTGATTGGGTTTGCTGCAAGACAATCTATTATACTAGAGTTTGCCCCTACCTTCGTATCAGTAATTATGGCTGGAAAAGTAGGATCTTTTATCACCTCCAGTATAGGAACAATGCGCGTTACAGAACAGATAGACGCGCTAGAGGTTATGGGGATTAACTCTCTTAACTACTTAATCTTCCCTAAGATTGTTGCAATGTGCATCTATCCATTCCTAATCGCAATAGGCATGTTTTTAGGCGTTATAGGCGCATATACAGCCGCTGTTTATGGAGGTTTTGCACCTAGTAATGACTTTTTATCAGGGCTTCAGCAAGATTTTATTCCTTTTCAGCTTTTCTATGCCTTTTTTAAGACCTTCTTATTTGCATTTTTACTAGCAACTATCCCTGCATACCATGGATATTACATGCAAGGTGGAGCACTAGAAGTAGGTAAAGCCAGCACCACTTCTTTTGTATGGACTAGTGTCGCCATTATTCTTGTAAACTTTATAGTCACTCAATTATTACTAAGCTAG
- a CDS encoding alkaline phosphatase, whose product MNIQSISKYLSLCVIGMTISCASVSSTAQNKKPKNIILMIADGTGLSQISASQYYNTQPSNYDRFKTIGLIKTSSASDLITDSASGATAFSTGLKTYNGAIGVDTDTIAVPTILEDLEKRGFATGVIATSTITHATPASFYAHQKFRKMELEIAEDMINSGVDFFAGGGRKYFENREDGNNLVAALESKGYEMHLGRLDPALTMKKDKNYGFLLADSGMPKFLEGRGSFLYDATKLGIKKLSQNKKGFFLMVEGSQVDWGGHNNDSEYLISELIDFDTVIGQVLDYAEKDGNTLVIVTADHETGGFTLASKAGDYNTIEPSFSTGGHSATMVPVFAYGPGASEFMGIYENTAIHAKMKKLLKQQ is encoded by the coding sequence ATACTTATGATAGCAGATGGCACTGGTTTAAGCCAGATTTCTGCTAGTCAATATTATAATACGCAGCCGTCTAATTATGATCGTTTCAAAACGATAGGGCTTATTAAAACTTCTTCGGCAAGTGATTTGATTACAGACTCTGCTAGTGGAGCTACGGCTTTTTCTACGGGACTAAAAACGTATAATGGAGCCATTGGTGTTGATACCGACACCATAGCCGTACCTACTATACTTGAAGATTTAGAAAAAAGAGGTTTTGCTACAGGTGTTATAGCAACTTCAACCATCACTCATGCAACTCCTGCAAGTTTTTATGCTCATCAGAAGTTTAGAAAAATGGAGCTAGAGATTGCCGAAGACATGATCAACTCTGGCGTTGATTTTTTTGCAGGTGGAGGACGTAAATATTTTGAAAATAGAGAAGACGGAAATAACCTCGTAGCAGCGCTTGAATCAAAAGGGTATGAAATGCACTTAGGCAGACTGGATCCAGCATTAACAATGAAGAAAGATAAAAACTATGGCTTCTTACTAGCAGATAGCGGGATGCCTAAATTTTTAGAGGGTCGTGGTTCTTTTTTATATGATGCTACTAAGCTAGGAATAAAGAAACTTTCTCAAAATAAGAAAGGTTTTTTCTTAATGGTAGAAGGTTCTCAAGTAGACTGGGGCGGGCATAATAATGATAGTGAGTACTTAATAAGCGAACTTATAGACTTTGACACAGTGATAGGTCAAGTGCTTGATTATGCCGAGAAAGATGGGAACACACTTGTTATTGTAACTGCAGATCATGAGACCGGTGGCTTTACACTTGCATCAAAGGCTGGAGATTACAATACCATCGAACCATCATTTTCTACAGGTGGACACAGTGCTACTATGGTACCCGTTTTTGCTTACGGACCTGGTGCTTCTGAGTTCATGGGAATTTATGAGAATACTGCTATTCATGCCAAAATGAAGAAATTACTAAAACAGCAGTAG